The Cryptococcus deuterogattii R265 chromosome 4, complete sequence genome segment GGCGCCACGCATATCTTCACCCAAGAAGCGGTGCGAGGAGTCTAGCTTACCAAGGGCATTAGTAAGGTTTTCAACGACGACACAAAATGAGCGACGAAGATTCTGAAGGTCGAAATCCTCCTTGACAGATCGATCAGATAAGAGGGAGTATGTGAGTTTGACGAAGCCAATCATAGACGACAAGTTGGCGAGGTGAGAAGTCGATTTGGTGTCGAGGACAAGAGGCGAAATGAGCCGGAAAATGTGTGCGAGCGCAGTCCAGGTGTTGGCGTTTGGCGTCTTCTTGGTAGTACCCTCTCGCGATGTCCCCCCAACCTTTGTGCCATCCATCAGCCGCCTAGCCAAGGTCAGCAGCTGTTCAGCCAATGGCCTCAACATCCCCTGCCTGATCGACCCCAAAGCATGAACAGCCGCATCCTTGAACCGTGGATCTTCCCACCCAAGCAGTGACGTCAAATACGTAAACAAGCCTGGTGAATTGATGGAATCTTGATTGAGAATGATCATCTCTTTGGCTGTCGATCTCTGTATCGGAGGCGTGGATGGAGGAGGGCCATTTGGATTCGTCGGACTAAGTGTAACGCATAAAACACTGTGATAAGCCCTCCAATGCTCTGCAAGGACGGCCACGTCCGATGAGGTCTTGGTGGACGcatatcctccaccattccGACTCGGTGTCCCGCGCATGGCGCCCCCTGCCACAACCGCCACATGCGCTTGCAATCTCAACACCAATCCACCTACAACAGATCTCAGTTCGTGTGCAGCGCTTGGCAACCTCTCTGCAACTTTTCCAATGAAGTAAGGTAATACAGCTAACCATAGCGTCCCATCTCTCGAATGCTCGCTCTCAGCAATCCTTTGAATCAATTTGTTCCCTGCCTTTTTAATTGTCCCCACCAGCGTCTCCAATCTCAACCTGTCAGGTTGTGACAGCCAGGGTATCTGTTCCAACACAACAATGTCCGCCTCAGAAAAGGCGTGTTCATAACTGTCGAGGACACGTGACATTGCAGAGCGATCAGGAGAGATACGACTGTATCGGAAAGCGGCAGACGGCATGCGCTGTTGGCTTTCCAGGTTTCGGGCTGCGACCAGAATTTGGCCCGCGAGTTTTCGAAGTGTGGCAGATGAggagcaaagaagaaataggGCACAACCTTCGATTTGGGCAATCTGTGAGGACTCGATGGAAGGAATATCGGGCTCGCCCTCATCTGCTTGAGCTTGTGCCTCTGCTACGCGTTGGTGACCGACCAATGATTGAAGCATATCTAACCACAATCTTATCACTCTTTCAAACTGGCTCTCAAAAAGTCGTGCGCCGATGAACGTATCCTTAAAGACGTGCCTCGTCTCAAAGACGAATCCTCGATACGTAGTGACCAAGAGCAAACATTTCTGGGGGTCTTGAGAAATTCTTTTGAGTGCATTAGCCGCTGATGCGCATAGCTTTGGATCAACAGAGAATGTCGCCCGGCTGAGTATGCTCGCCAGGTCTCCCCATTTAGCATCACTAGGCAAGCATCGCGGCAGAGTGTCAATAATGGCACCCATCAACCTCAATCTAGCCGCGAATCTCGCTGGATATGACACATACACATCGCCGTGCTTAACGGTGATGCTGTCGACGGGATTGGCCATTGTATTACTAGAAGTATGTCCTGAAAGTGTTACCGCATCATTcgaaaggagaagatgtcgaACATCATTGTCACAGTCTACCAAAGTGTTGAGGAATGAAGGACCACACTTTTTGAGAAGATCGCGTACTTCTGCTTTCGATTCCGCTTCGAATGGCAAAACTTCGCCTGACGACTCGTAACCTTCAAGCCGAAACTTGTTGAAGTCGGGATATTGGGGCCACATAGCAGCCTTTTCAAGCTCGATAGCTCGTAATGTGTAGTCAATAGCTCGCACAAGTGCAGTGGCCCTGTCTGCTCCACCTTCACCGGCAACTGCCCGACCACCCAAAAAATCTGAGACTAGTTCTTCCCCGTACTCAATTTGGCGAGTCATCACATAATGTAAGACCGAAATGAACGCTTCGATTGGAATATCTGGTGGGTAAAGAGGTGAcattggagaagaatggaagagaatgcgGATGAGAGGGTCGAGGCGTTTCCTGGTTGAAGTCGATGACTCGCTGCATCTGTGGAGATATATCCACAGCAGACGAATGAAGGCGCCCATCGCTATTGGTCTCAGGTTACGATCCTTCATTCGCATCAGCTTGGCTACTTTGGTAAATGGCAGCACTCACTTTGAATTTTGCCAGAATCGCATCGATGACGCCTTGCCATTGCTGCATAAACCCTTCGCGAGGACTCACACCCATAGCAGTCACCATCAGTGGGAAGGCGGCGCCCCAATACCTCGCCTTGCTCACCATCCCTATAGCTCGCTCCAAGATCACAGCTATTGCTTGTGACCAGATAGGGTGGTTGACTTCTGCTGTCGCTGTTTCTACTAcagagtgaagaaggtatgATAACGTCTCGGCATACGCAATCTTCAAAGACTGACCATGGGCTGTGGCGAAGAAAGTGGAAAGTGACTGAAGGAATTCGGCGGATAAttcgagctcttcctccggGTAGACTTTGAGCTGAAGTTGACGCATACCTTTCAGCAAGTGTTCAATCCTCGCCTCTGATTCTTTGGTCGGCTGCTGATTGGTGGCATACTTGCTCAATTCGCGAATAAATCTATCGCTCACGGTCAAAAATCGTGTTTTGGACAGCTGGCCAAGGAGTTCGACCTGCAGTTGGGAAACGGCTTTGCGATGCGGGAATTGCATGACGTCTTCCAGTTTCTCTGACCGATAAGCGTTGAAGGCGTTTTGTTCGAGGGTCATACCAAGCTCTTGATCCAGCGAATCTTTCGGTATGATCTTTAGTAACTCGATCAACGCCCGATTCATAATAAatcttgctgctgaggaCTTTCGCGCTTGCAGGATAGCCGCAGCTTCTTCTACCTTTATCTGTAATCCTATTGAGCGGTCCAAATGTGTCCGAACTTCGCTGGCCCCAATGTTGCCACAGTAGTCACGGCACCATGACATTAAGAGATCAATGACTCGACGAGCGTGGCGGGTTGCGCATTGTGAGAGCGAGGTGATGATGCTATCGAACTGCGGATCGACGCCTATatcaaggaaggaagggaaagacgGATGAGAGTTCTGGTACTCGTCAGCTTGGTCGCGTTGGAAGGGACAGGCAGCGTACTAGTGGTCTTGCACAGATCTTGTGCACTTTACTACTGGCCACCTCTCTAAACTCCTTGAACACTACCCTCAAAGCCTCCTCCGCCGGTGTTGCAGCAGGATATAGTCCATCTAAATCCGCActcccatttcttcccccCGTCACAAAGCTCCCTGTATCACTGCCATGTCTCCCAATCCTTGATGGAGTTTGCCTGGTTGGTATGGGCGGTAGAGCGGGCATAGGATAATCGTCTGCTCGGAAATTCGACGATCCTTGAGAAGTCATGGATCGGCCACTTTGCGAGCGATGAGAAGATGCGATAGAGtattttcttcctccatccgAGGACTGATAGCGTGCCATAGCGGGTGACGACGTCGACGGTGTTTTTCCTTTTGACGATATTTTGAACCCAGCGCTTTTTGGCGAGACTGGAGAATCGAATCTGGAGAATGGATTTTTCAAGGCTGGGTAGCCAGCTGCCCCTGATTTGGAGTCGAACATTGGTATTGGTGGCATCATTGTGTTTGAAGATTTGAAAGCGTTTTTGAAAGACGCCAAAGATGACTTTGAAGCAAGCCCTGGTCTTTTTCCGGGCGTTAAAGCCAGGCTGGAGCTAATCGAGGTACCAGAAATGAcaagcgaagaagatgaagcatTGCTAAACTTGCCCAGTCTTGCGTCTTGGCCAAAGCCATGGCCAGTGTTTACGGAGAAGCTAGCCGAGGCTTTGGGCAGTGCTGGGCGAGTGGGCGTCGTAGCTCCAAGCTTTGCAGGGTACGACGAGTCGGAAGAGAGATTCGTTCGATGGCCATAAGAGTCAATATCTGGCAGGGAACTGGTCGAAGAAGCTGCGCCAAACATAGGACGAGCTAGGGCGGGGAGGAAGtcgtcctcatcgtcctcgaGGTCTACAGGTGTCAGTGTGAgtagagaaggaggaaggaggacaTACTAGGAATGAcgatctcttccatcatatTAGGTGGCGAGTCACTTTCTACCTGTTGcactctccttcctgcAGCACGCTGGATGGAAGACTGTCGCTAGCTGGTACCGCTGCAGAGTACCCGTACTGATCACCCGGAGACATTTCCTCCGTGCCTCAAAACTCGAACGCGTCCGACAACCATGCAGCCTCCACTCTTGC includes the following:
- a CDS encoding cell polarity protein mor2; amino-acid sequence: MMEEIVIPNLEDDEDDFLPALARPMFGAASSTSSLPDIDSYGHRTNLSSDSSYPAKLGATTPTRPALPKASASFSVNTGHGFGQDARLGKFSNASSSSLVISGTSISSSLALTPGKRPGLASKSSLASFKNAFKSSNTMMPPIPMFDSKSGAAGYPALKNPFSRFDSPVSPKSAGFKISSKGKTPSTSSPAMARYQSSDGGRKYSIASSHRSQSGRSMTSQGSSNFRADDYPMPALPPIPTRQTPSRIGRHGSDTGSFVTGGRNGSADLDGLYPAATPAEEALRVVFKEFREVASSKVHKICARPLNSHPSFPSFLDIGVDPQFDSIITSLSQCATRHARRVIDLLMSWCRDYCGNIGASEVRTHLDRSIGLQIKVEEAAAILQARKSSAARFIMNRALIELLKIIPKDSLDQELGMTLEQNAFNAYRSEKLEDVMQFPHRKAVSQLQVELLGQLSKTRFLTVSDRFIRELSKYATNQQPTKESEARIEHLLKGMRQLQLKVYPEEELELSAEFLQSLSTFFATAHGQSLKIAYAETLSYLLHSVVETATAEVNHPIWSQAIAVILERAIGMVSKARYWGAAFPLMVTAMGVSPREGFMQQWQGVIDAILAKFKDRNLRPIAMGAFIRLLWIYLHRCSESSTSTRKRLDPLIRILFHSSPMSPLYPPDIPIEAFISVLHYVMTRQIEYGEELVSDFLGGRAVAGEGGADRATALVRAIDYTLRAIELEKAAMWPQYPDFNKFRLEGYESSGEVLPFEAESKAEVRDLLKKCGPSFLNTLVDCDNDVRHLLLSNDAVTLSGHTSSNTMANPVDSITVKHGDVYVSYPARFAARLRLMGAIIDTLPRCLPSDAKWGDLASILSRATFSVDPKLCASAANALKRISQDPQKCLLLVTTYRGFVFETRHVFKDTFIGARLFESQFERVIRLWLDMLQSLVGHQRVAEAQAQADEGEPDIPSIESSQIAQIEGCALFLLCSSSATLRKLAGQILVAARNLESQQRMPSAAFRYSRISPDRSAMSRVLDSYEHAFSEADIVVLEQIPWLSQPDRLRLETLVGTIKKAGNKLIQRIAESEHSRDGTLWLAVLPYFIGKVAERLPSAAHELRSVVGGLVLRLQAHVAVVAGGAMRGTPSRNGGGYASTKTSSDVAVLAEHWRAYHSVLCVTLSPTNPNGPPPSTPPIQRSTAKEMIILNQDSINSPGLFTYLTSLLGWEDPRFKDAAVHALGSIRQGMLRPLAEQLLTLARRLMDGTKVGGTSREGTTKKTPNANTWTALAHIFRLISPLVLDTKSTSHLANLSSMIGFVKLTYSLLSDRSVKEDFDLQNLRRSFCVVVENLTNALGKLDSSHRFLGEDMRGAIFKLCTEWCLVGRRPDVAKARESQMLQAAAGGYKGEKDKATYLDNLQNKTKLLSMAAAEAMAGLCQGKLISVSDSSPAQQASEHIVEPLLVLRWIRGMFGSGNTSHNVTGKRALFALLKYNWQCERLLDEVLHQSFGEGEQFPLDSSFFGVVADLLSEGLITLPIEQIACLTLSKLGHPVSHIRQRAFQLIEALFMLPEHQITASKMLPSIGSFSPVVYRKAQTILSSQLAAIYADSSFEFLSECTVRLSQLEAPRRQATLYIISPWAQHLEVLSDTSELEAEQVTRQLKALHNLVYLGVRFGDDYIEEVKAIILSFVGSDTIQSENTTALVKFLFEQGGKRRSPDFVEHAQRIIACLASSPAADSIFEDICNFVEPNAMVALPDADVPPSPMSSLANLDTIMSAPSTKSQTFSTGQLALIFASELLPHRLGDVGLPQKLPALLHAALIQCDHPSSALREQAQIVLFQVLRAWICSFSRMSSKDAHAIWSSAEHQVTSLARSRNTFWQSDDMGGTDVAFLAPIKMTTLVVKILGILLPLHPEVRQHWGELALSWATTCPMRHLACRSFQVLRILSPKINPRMVSDTLARLSSTIGSSSPEIQTFNSEVLRTFASIVQSLSSAEALTYPQIFWCSLACLTTPYETEFSEVIELLSHVLDKTNLSDPAVVQLLNSYRPADWVGPAPYLQSLLLVGLRSSKTAFLTFDLIRRLTSASHNELIDAPNDRLIHGFIAALPWMLHSTDLGEPNEELAGMALDLAEIADQQGQASFSRLLTSFAKVRFRSKDDFIRQAASLLRDYMPTHALDIVTLLLGFVLNTYDWMREKSMQVLKLVLQSPEARVPLQTHGNELLQPLLRLLTTKHASQALDVLDMPVTATAIAAGDNGAMVPGYGEVFGVVEESGWSVPKAKELSTLTRENVRAVFNTCATETRAASAHFSVVQFADMRSFGPNASQVSLDIPASPPTNESVVMDNASIGDLVGALHSLGHFFEDEDGAAGAAGSTNPPLALRG